Below is a genomic region from Candidatus Polarisedimenticolia bacterium.
AGCAGGACGGGTACGGTGATGCCGTTCCGCTTCAGCCATTTCTCGAGCTTCGGCGCGGGATCGAAAGTGTCGATCGCCACGATGGCGACATCAGGATCGTTTCGGTACTTGTCGGCCAGCTTCTGGAAGTCCGGCATCGCGGCGACACACGACCCGCACCAGATCCCCCAGAAGTCGATGACGGCGACCCGGCCCTTCAGGTCCTCGGAGGAAAAGCCCGGTCCATCGAGGGACTTGAAGCGAAAGGGAAGAATCGCGCGGGCCGGCTGAATGCGGGTGGCGAGTAGGCGCTCTCGTTTCAGGGCGCGTCCCTTGGCAAATACCGCCTTGGCGTATCGGTCATACCCCGTCATGTCGGTATGGTCCCGCCGGTAGAGATCCTCCAGCGCCGGTGTGCAGGGGTTGTCGCTTCGGGGAGGGATGAGCCCGCACTCGGCGAGGAGATCCTCGGCCCTCGCCCGCTCGCCGCGCGCCAGGGCCAGCTCCGCGCGGTGGTAGAGGTTTTCACGGTCGCCGGGGCTCATCTCGTGAGCCATTTTCAATTCCTTCTCAGCCGCCTCGATTCGGCCCTGCCTGAGGAGGACCCACCCGAGAGCATCGTGCAGCCGGGCAACGTGGCCGCGCGCCGAGTCGAGATAGATCGCATTCGGATCGCGGCTCTTTTCGGCGAGCTTCTTTTCGGCCTGTTCCAGCGCCGCTCGCGCCATCTGCTCCGTGCGGTCGAGGGCGATCCTGCGGCTCGCAAGCTCGTTCAGACCCCTGGTGTCGGAGCCTTGGGTCGCATCACCATGATCCACCAACCCCCGGACGAGCTGCTCGAGTTTTTTCTCGTCGTAACCGGGATCGCTCCTGGCCATCTCGAACAGAACCATGTAGGCATAGCCCAAGGTATAGCCTTGAGCCGGACCGTTGTCGGGATGGGGCTTTTCGACATATTTCCAGAGGAACTCCTTGAAGCCCCCGCCCATCTCGCGATCCAGACTTTCCGGAGTCGGGTGGATTTCTTCCACCGCCAGATTCACGGCAGGCCCCTCTTGGGGAGGTTTCCCCCGGTCCCGGTTCCAGAGGTCTAGCGACTGGGCAATCCTCGCCAATCGGTCCGATACGACAGCGTCCTCCCAGCCGGAATCGGGATAGCTTCGCAGAAGAAGTTCCTCGAGGTCACGCTGCTTGTCGGGAAGGCCCAGCTTGCCATACGCACGCGCAGCGCGCCAGAGGGCCCATGGGAAATCCGCGCTTCGGGCCACCACGGCACCCATGTCCTTTACGACCGCTTCACGGCGCGATGCCTGCTGCGAAGGATCCAGGTTTGCAACGGCCTGCCAGTACTCCACATGCGCCGGGATCGTATCGGGCGCCAGCTTGATGGCTCTTTCCAGCAGAGGGAGAGCTTTCTCCGGCTCGCCGCCGCGAGATAGATAGAGACCGGCCAGGCTGTGCGCCTTGTAATTCGTCGGATCGATCCGGCGCGCCTCCTCCAGGGTCGCGAGCGCCGCGGCGACCCGTTGCGGATCGTTGTGTACCTGCGAGCCGAGGAATTCCTGTGCTCCCGCCTTGACGACGAGCAGGTCGGCAGGGTTCTCCACCTCGTGGCGGTGGTCATCCACGAACTTGATTGCCTCTTCGACATGCTCGGGGTGCTCGTAATCGGATGACAACGCGCTTGCCCGCAGCCATAGGAAGTCGGGGTTTCGCGGCATCATGGCA
It encodes:
- a CDS encoding redoxin domain-containing protein, whose product is AMMPRNPDFLWLRASALSSDYEHPEHVEEAIKFVDDHRHEVENPADLLVVKAGAQEFLGSQVHNDPQRVAAALATLEEARRIDPTNYKAHSLAGLYLSRGGEPEKALPLLERAIKLAPDTIPAHVEYWQAVANLDPSQQASRREAVVKDMGAVVARSADFPWALWRAARAYGKLGLPDKQRDLEELLLRSYPDSGWEDAVVSDRLARIAQSLDLWNRDRGKPPQEGPAVNLAVEEIHPTPESLDREMGGGFKEFLWKYVEKPHPDNGPAQGYTLGYAYMVLFEMARSDPGYDEKKLEQLVRGLVDHGDATQGSDTRGLNELASRRIALDRTEQMARAALEQAEKKLAEKSRDPNAIYLDSARGHVARLHDALGWVLLRQGRIEAAEKELKMAHEMSPGDRENLYHRAELALARGERARAEDLLAECGLIPPRSDNPCTPALEDLYRRDHTDMTGYDRYAKAVFAKGRALKRERLLATRIQPARAILPFRFKSLDGPGFSSEDLKGRVAVIDFWGIWCGSCVAAMPDFQKLADKYRNDPDVAIVAIDTFDPAPKLEKWLKRNGITVPVLLESDYVDKAKIESYPTTWFLNRQGLLSYARIGDAEDLIEENSWIIEELKRDRRE